A genomic window from Deinococcus aetherius includes:
- a CDS encoding ArsR/SmtB family transcription factor has product MHRHAIPTQAHPEDLSRVTEVFKALSEPLRVQLLLLLRDGERNVGQLVEALGVPQSTASRHLALLRSAELVRTRRETTSVYYHLADGHVARLLQEAFSHAQHERLGLPDHPAAETVKGSVQ; this is encoded by the coding sequence ATGCACCGCCACGCCATCCCCACCCAGGCCCATCCGGAGGACCTGAGCCGGGTCACCGAAGTCTTCAAGGCCCTGTCCGAGCCCCTGCGGGTTCAACTGCTGCTGCTGCTGCGGGACGGCGAGCGCAACGTCGGCCAACTTGTCGAGGCCCTGGGCGTGCCCCAGAGCACCGCCAGCCGCCACCTCGCCCTGCTGCGCAGCGCCGAACTCGTCAGGACCCGCCGCGAGACGACCAGTGTGTACTACCACCTCGCCGACGGGCACGTCGCCCGCCTCTTGCAGGAGGCTTTCTCCCACGCCCAGCACGAGCGCCTCGGCCTGCCCGACCACCCCGCCGCAGAGACGGTGAAGGGAAGCGTCCAGTGA